The sequence ATTTTGGCAGTAAACTGCTATGCGTTCAACAACGAGTGGAATTTTGTTTTTGCGCGAAATCAGGACCTTCCGTGCTCGACATATAGCAGATATACTCAAATCCAAAGAGAGAATTTGATCGCCAGTCTGATAACCGTTACTTGGCCTCCAAAACCCCCATTTGACTTAGACATACGCTATTTGCTTGATAAAATGATAGCAGAAGGAGGCGGCTCTAATCCTATCGACATTTAACCTTTTGATCTTTTTGGAAAAGCATTCTTGATAAAAACCAAAAAGTACGAATGATTCTTTCGTGCGTGAACTTGTCTTTTAAGTCTGCTAATTGATGGCTTATTTTGCCGAACTACTACAAAGAGGTCCTTTGTATAGAAACCCATCTTCTCATATTCATTAATGATTTCTACATGTGTTAACCATTGTTTGTTTGCACTGACTTCATCTTGGCATTTGACGATCAAAATTCCTTTATCTCTTAAAACTCGAAACGCTTCTTTGCCTGCGAGAAAATACATATCTGTCACGGCACCGTGCCAATTTCTCGTACCTTTGAACTTGGTATTTACTTCATTGCCATTTGAGTA is a genomic window of Gemmatimonadota bacterium containing:
- a CDS encoding DNA methyltransferase gives rise to the protein DCRDLPYADGYIDCVVLDPPYMEGFYRKSPAHKAGSGSHSSFRDAYSNGNEVNTKFKGTRNWHGAVTDMYFLAGKEAFRVLRDKGILIVKCQDEVSANKQWLTHVEIINEYEKMGFYTKDLFVVVRQNKPSISRLKRQVHARKNHSYFLVFIKNAFPKRSKG